From a single Miscanthus floridulus cultivar M001 chromosome 8, ASM1932011v1, whole genome shotgun sequence genomic region:
- the LOC136474930 gene encoding blue copper protein-like, with product MASSWVSRLPLAVLLLVACSSTAAATSYTVGDGSGWTTGVDYTSWAASKNFKVGDNLVFNYAKGLHTVVEVSAAEYMACTAANPLGSDSSGATTVALKTPGTHYFVCSITGHCGAGMKLAVTVGGSNSPATTPTPTTPRTSPTTPTTPYTTPTTPTTTTPYTTPTTPTCSGGGGTTATPGMTPFMSYPSAAGLGSEALAGFALVWCVIVQLALL from the exons ATGGCTTCTTCCTGGGTTTCTCGGTTGCCTCTGGCAGTGCTGCTGCTCGTGGCCTGTTCCTCCACGGCAGCCGCCACCAGCTACACCGTCGGCGACGGGTCCGGCTGGACGACCGGCGTCGATTACACATCTTGGGCCGCCTCCAAAAACTTCAAAGTCGGGGACAATCTCG TGTTCAACTACGCGAAAGGGCTGCACACGGTGGTGGAGGTGAGCGCGGCCGAGTACATGGCGTGCACGGCCGCCAACCCGCTGGGCTCCGACAGCAGCGGCGCGACCACCGTGGCCCTCAAGACGCCCGGCACCCACTACTTCGTGTGCAGCATCACCGGGCACTGCGGCGCCGGGATGAAGCTCGCCGTGACCGTCGGCGGCTCCAACTCCCCTGCCACCACGCCGACACCGACGACCCCGCGGACGTCCCCGACGACCCCAACCACGCCTTACACGACGCCAACGACCCCGACCACCACCACGCCGTACACGACGCCGACGACCCCGACGTGCTCTGGCGGTGGTGGCACCACGGCAACCCCGGGCATGACTCCGTTCATGTCATACCCCAGCGCAGCCGGCCTCGGGTCGGAGGCGTTGGCTGGCTTTGCTCTGGTTTGGTGTGTGATCGTCCAGCTAGCGCTGCTTTAG